NNNNNNNNNNNNNNNNNNNNNNNNNNNNNNNNNNNNNNNNNNNNNNNNNNNNNNNNNNNNNNNNNNNNNNNNNNNNNNNNNNNNNNNNNNNNNNNNNNNNNNNNNNNNNNNNNNNNNNNNNNNNNNNNNNNNNNNNNNNNNNNNNNNNNNNNNNNNNNNNNNNNNNNNNNNNNNNNNNNNNNNNNNNNNNNNNNNNNNNNNNNNNNNNNNNNNNNNNNNNNNNNNNNNNNNNNNNNNNNNNNNNNNNNNNNNNNNNNNNNNNNNNNNNNNNNNNNNNNNNNNNNNNNNNNNNNNNNNNNNNNNNNNNNNNNNNNNNNNNNNNNNNNNNNNNNNNNNNNNNNNNNNNNNNNNNNNNNNNNNNNNNNNNNNNNNNNNNNNNNNNNNNNNNNNNNNNNNNNNNNNNNNNNNNNNNNNNNNNNNNNNNNNNNNNNNNNNNNNNNNNNNNNNNNNNNNNNNNNNNNNNNNNNNNNNNNNNNNNNNNNNNNNNNNNNNNNNNNNNNNNNNNNNNNNNNNNNNNNNNNNNNNNNNNNNNNNNNNNNNNNNNNNNNNNNNNNNNNNNNNNNNNNNNNNNNNNNNNNNNNNNNNNNNNNNNNNNNNNNNNNNNNNNNNNNNNNNNNNNNNNNNNNNNNNNNNNNNNNNNNNNNNNNNNNNNNNNNNNNNNNNNNNNNNNNNNNNNNNNNNNNNNNNNNNNNNNNNNNNNNNNNNNNNNNNNNNNNNNNNNNNNNNNNNNNNNNNNNNNNNNNNNNNNNNNNNNNNNNNNNNNNNNNNNNNNNNNNNNNNNNNNNNNNNNNNNNNNNNNNNNNNNNNNNNNNNNNNNNNNNNNNNNNNNNNNNNNNNNNNNNNNNNNNNNNNNNNNNNNNNNNNNNNNNNNNNNNNNNNNNNNNNNNNNNNNNNNNNNNNNNNNNNNNNNNNNNNNNNNNNNNNNNNNNNNNNNNNNNNNNNNNNNNNNNNNNNNNNNNNNNNNNNNNNNNNNNNNNNNNNNNNNNNNNNNNNNNNNNNNNNNNNNNNNNNNNNNNNNNNNNNNNNNNNNNNNNNNNNNNNNNNNNNNNNNNNNNNNNNNNNNNNNNNNNNNNNNNNNNNNNNNNNNNNNNNNNNNNNNNNNNNNNNNNNNNNNNNNNNNNNNNNNNNNNNNNNNNNNNNNNNNNNNNNNNNNNNNNNNNNNNNNNNNNNNNNNNNNNNNNNNNNNNNNNNNNNNNTCAAatcacaattataaaaaaaaaaaaaaaaggccaaTTTCCCATCAAGCATAAAGCAATATAAagcagaaaaatcaaatttcatgcGATAATAATTCAATATATGCCCAAAAACTTCACCTAAATCTTTGCTATTTTCCCCTTCAATCTGCTTCTATGACTCTATGTTGATTTACACAGCCCTACAttactatatttaaaaaaaaatggttagCAGTGGAATTTCTTTAAGATTAGtgtgaaaatcttgatttttgcTTTTAATTTCTCGTGTCGGCCGGAGCTTGCCCCGGAAGCCGGCAAGTGACTGAGGAGACGGAGAGGGGGTATCGGAAGGTGTTGGCATATTGGAAGGAGAGCGTGCGGCCGTTGACGAGAGGGTTGCCGTCGTTGACGAGGCAGTCGTCAAATCGGAGGCGTTTGAAGACGCGGGGATTGACGAGGCGGGCGGAGCTGAACCAGCGGCAGCTGAGGTGGATGGCGGAGATGTCGCAGCCGGATACGCACACGTTCATTATCTCCACCGTGTACGTGGGGATGCCGTTCGGCAGCGGCTCGGTGGCGCCCTGGCTGAGCACTATATCCGACTTTGAACACTTTTCGCTCCAGATTCTGTTGGGCTCCACTTTCTCTTCATTTCCCTTTTCACCTTTTCTTGGAGCTGTTAAAAAACCCAACAAATACAAACATAATTTTAGCGCAAAATCAAGAATGATCTTGAAAAATGACACCTTTTTTAGGGGAAAAAATTCTCATTTTTTGACAATAATCGAAGTTGATAACATTGATACATAGTTATAGTTGTAACCATTCAAGAATTGCAGAAATATGGATAATTAGAATAAGTTGACATAACAAATTTAGGATATCTTATATCAAATGTAACAAATCAAGAGAGCTACTTACTACTCATGCAAATTCTTGGCATTTGAAGGATCTTTACTCTTTaactacatatatatatcatcacATTTTTTTACTCCATTTGCatgtttgaaattaaaataacacCCAAACAAAAAAACCACCCTTTTTCACAAACAACAAAATATGTATTAAATTCTAGTATTTGGTATTGctaaatatattgaaatgtcAGAATTAATATAATGGTTGTAATAAAATTCTTGGACAATGAGCAAAGGACTTTTGAAAGAGACATATGAACAAAAAGGGATTTTGCATGGAGAATAGAGGACTTCATTTCAAATTGATGGTTTCCACTTTCTAATAAATGGCCATGCTAACATACACCCTGTCAACATAACATGGGCTATCAAAGAAGCCACCAAAATGACCCTTTATGATTTTGttcaataataaattaaaagaccCACTAACCTACGCATCCACATTGCTAAAATGCGCCCCTCAATTCAAACGACGCCGGTCCTTAGCACACGTGCATGTGATTCTTTGAGATGGAAACGTAATTAAATGCAGAAAAACCAAATAATTAGCCACTCTATTGGACACTTACGGTGATATTATTACAGAGTTGTTGAAGTATTACGCAGTAGGAGGTGTACAATACAAGGGGTGCGTGTTAGGAAAAATGACACGTAGAATTTGCGCCAGCCACATAGGAGGCAGAGCCGTACGCGACAACTGAGAAGAAAAAGTAGGCTGAGACTATATATGCCGGTGGCGCTGTACAAGCCGAAGACTGTGGCGTAGTGCGCACAGCGATCGAGCAGACTCAGTATGTGTCACACACAGTGTACGCATGTGTACCTTATATCCAAGAGATGTTTTCTTTTGGCTTCATTTCTAtgggaaaaatatatttcttgcCCAAAAAGTATGATCAAAGAATGCCATCAAATCgatttattcatgatttttatatttcgGAAGATGCAATAAATGGAAATTACCATGATTAAGCAGCTTGCGATGATTATTAAGAGAGGGTGTGTTCTGGGCTACAATTAAATTCTTCTTCTCAGATAGAACTGTACCGACCTGCCATTGATCATGATCTGAAACAAAAAGGAAACCCAACGAgatcaaaatcaaataaaaaatacagcAAAGAATTTCGATGTTTAGTGATATAATTTCCGCCATAAACTAAGAACCATAATGCACAGAAAACCCACATATAGATTCTGTGTTTACATTAAACAGTGACCTGAATAAGTTTGAATGATGAACAGCAAGAATGTGACCGCAAA
This sequence is a window from Primulina huaijiensis isolate GDHJ02 chromosome 13, ASM1229523v2, whole genome shotgun sequence. Protein-coding genes within it:
- the LOC140990869 gene encoding protein TAPETUM DETERMINANT 1-like; its protein translation is MRQESSLRRRRIDVFTAVFAVTFLLFIIQTYSDHDQWQVGTVLSEKKNLIVAQNTPSLNNHRKLLNHAPRKGEKGNEEKVEPNRIWSEKCSKSDIVLSQGATEPLPNGIPTYTVEIMNVCVSGCDISAIHLSCRWFSSARLVNPRVFKRLRFDDCLVNDGNPLVNGRTLSFQYANTFRYPLSVSSVTCRLPGQAPADTRN